The genomic window CAAGGCGGCGGCGAAGGCCCCGGCCAAGAAGGCCCCGGCCAAGAAGGCCCCGGCGAAGAAGGCCCCGGCGAAGAAGGCCCCAGCCAAGAAGGTCACCCAGAAGTAGGTTCGACCTCCGGGTTGCCCTTCGGGGCAACCCGGAGTCGACGTTTTCGACGCGGCCCGCATACCCTTAAGGCGTGAGTCACGCCGTGGGTACCGTCATGTTGATCTTGCAGATCGCCGTCCTGGTGACCGCGGTGTACGCGTTCATTCACGCGGCGATGCAGCGCACCGACGCCTACACCGCCGCCGACAAGCTGACCAAGCCGGTGTGGCTGGTGATCCTGGGCGGCGCCGTGGCCCTGACATCCATCCTGAGTTTCGTCTTCGGCGTGCTCGGCATGGCGATCGCCGCCTGCGCGGCGGGCGTGTATCTGGTCGACGTGCGGCCCAAGCTCCTCGAAATTCAGGGCAAGTCGCGCTAGACGGATGAAAGCCCTGCTGGCTCTGTCGGCGATGACGACTGCCGCGATGGCGGGCCTCTCACCGGCGGCGGCCACGGCCTCGGCAGATCCGGCGTACTCCCCGCCCTTCATCGATCACACCCAATGGACGCAATGGCAGCGGCTGACCAGCCTGCGGGTTTTCCCGACGCCGTCGGGGCGAGCGGCCGCCCGGCAGCCCGGCGGTGACGCCGCCGCCGACGAGGCCTGGACCGAGGTACTCGCGAAGTCGCCGAATGCGGACACCCCGGGCATGCGCGCCCAATTCTTCTGTCACTGGCAACTGGCCGAACTCGTCCAGCCCGGCAAACCCAGCTGGAACCTGGAACCGTGGCGACCGGTCGTCGACGACGCCGAGATGACCGCGACCGGGTGTAACCCCGGCGGCCCGGAGGAACAATTCTGATGGACACCGACGTCAGCAGGAAGCGCGTCGCGGCGCTGGTGGACCACACCCTGCTCAAACCCGAAGCCACCGAGGCCGACGTGGCTGCGCTGGTCGCCGAGGCCGTCGACCTCGGTGTCTACGCGGTGTGCGTGTCGCCGTCGATGGTGCCGGTCGCGGTGGCGGCCGGCGGCGGCGTGCCGATCGCCGCCGTGGCCGGTTTTCCGTCCGGCAAGCACGAGTCGGCGGTCAAGGCAGACGAGGCCGCCCGGGCCGTCGCTGCCGGGGCCGTCGAGATCGACATGGTCATCGACGTCGGCGCCGCGCTGGCCGGAGCGCTCGACGCTGTGCGGCACGACATCCGCGCCGTGCGGGCGGCGGTGCCGGCCGCGGTGCTCAAGGTGATCGTGGAATCGGCGGTCCTATTGAGGCAGTCGGAGAGCACGCTGACCGGCGTCTGCCGAGCCGCCGAGGACGCCGGCGCCGACTTCGTCAAAACCTCAACTGGCTTTCATCCCGCGGGCGGGGCATCGGTGCGGGCGATCGCGCTGATGGCCGAGACCATCGGCGGGCGCCTCGGCGTCAAGGCCAGCGGCGGCATTCGCACCGCCGCCGACGCGATCGCGATGCTGGACGCCGGCGCCACCCGGCTGGGCCTGTCCGGCACCCGGGCCGTCCTCGACGGGCTGGGCAGGTAGTGCGCGACACCTAGATGTTGGCGAAGCAGGAGTCGTTGTTGTCGCCGGCGGGAATGGTGGCGTTCTGCGTCGAGAAGTGACTCGTCACGCCGGTGGGGGTCACCTGCACGCTGTCTGCGTGGATGCCCAGCGGGTAGTTGGCGGTCAGTTTCGCGGTGTAGGCGTCCAGCGTCGACTGGATGCTCTCCCGCGGCAGCGTCAGGCCCAGCGCGTTGAAGCTCTGGATCTGCAGCTGGATTCCGGTGCCGGAGACCACCGGCTTGGTGGTGATGTTGTCGAGCATGCCCTTCAGCTCGATGGTGCCGTCGGCGGGATGGGTGGTGACGCTGTTGGTGACGAACTCGCCCAGAATCGGAATCGCGTTCTGCACGGACTGCTTGATGCCGTCACTCGTCCAGGTGATGGTGGCGTCCAGCGAGCCTACGGTGCCCTTCGACGTCGAGGTTCGGTCCAGCTTGACGTTCTTGATGCTGATGTCGATCTTCATGCCCTTGGCGTCGCGGATCTGGTTGCCGGCGGTCGCCACCGAGATGTTGGTGAAGTGTTGGGTGGCGAGCTGCCACAGGAGCAGCGGCGCCACCCCGAACGACGCGGTGGCCTGGTCCTGAACCTCACAGGCGACGGCCTGGGCGACCTTGGTGTCGGCGACGTGCCGCGCGTACAGCTCGCCACCGATCAGGCCGGCGATGACGAGCGAGACCACGATGATGCCGATCAGCACGAGCGACAGCGGGTCACGAATGGACCGCCGTTTGCGCTGCTCCTCCGGCGCCGGCTGGCCGCCGGGGCTGGACGGCCGCGCGCTGGGGCGCGGGGCGACCGGCGGGGGCGGCGGGCTCGGCGGCGGCTCCGCGGTGGCGCCGAATTGCTCGGTGCGCTCCTGCGGATGGACGGGCGTGGTCGGCGGTGACACGTCAGGGCCGCCGGTGCCGAAATGCTCGGTGGGCCGCGCGGTGGTCGGCGGTTCGCCGGACGGACCCTGGTTGCCGGGCTGGGCCCACGGTGGCGGGCCCGCGTTCGGTGGTCCTGGTGGGTTCGTCACCGGACCGATTCTGCCGTATCGCACCGAGCAAAGTCGGACTGGTTGCGCAGCACCGCGATGCTCTCGCGGGCCTTCGCGACTCGGTCGAGGTCGATGTCGGCAACCACCAACTGCGGCTCGGAGCCGGCAGACGCGATGACTTCACCCAACGGCGAGGCCACCAGACTGCCGCCCACCCCGGTCGGCGCGCCCGAGCCGAATCCCGAGCGTGCCAGCGTGTCGCCGGGGTCGGCCTGACCGGCTGCGGCGATGTAAC from Mycobacterium shigaense includes these protein-coding regions:
- a CDS encoding DUF2516 family protein; translation: MSHAVGTVMLILQIAVLVTAVYAFIHAAMQRTDAYTAADKLTKPVWLVILGGAVALTSILSFVFGVLGMAIAACAAGVYLVDVRPKLLEIQGKSR
- a CDS encoding DUF2599 domain-containing protein; its protein translation is MKALLALSAMTTAAMAGLSPAAATASADPAYSPPFIDHTQWTQWQRLTSLRVFPTPSGRAAARQPGGDAAADEAWTEVLAKSPNADTPGMRAQFFCHWQLAELVQPGKPSWNLEPWRPVVDDAEMTATGCNPGGPEEQF
- the deoC gene encoding deoxyribose-phosphate aldolase, coding for MDTDVSRKRVAALVDHTLLKPEATEADVAALVAEAVDLGVYAVCVSPSMVPVAVAAGGGVPIAAVAGFPSGKHESAVKADEAARAVAAGAVEIDMVIDVGAALAGALDAVRHDIRAVRAAVPAAVLKVIVESAVLLRQSESTLTGVCRAAEDAGADFVKTSTGFHPAGGASVRAIALMAETIGGRLGVKASGGIRTAADAIAMLDAGATRLGLSGTRAVLDGLGR
- a CDS encoding LmeA family phospholipid-binding protein, which gives rise to MTNPPGPPNAGPPPWAQPGNQGPSGEPPTTARPTEHFGTGGPDVSPPTTPVHPQERTEQFGATAEPPPSPPPPPVAPRPSARPSSPGGQPAPEEQRKRRSIRDPLSLVLIGIIVVSLVIAGLIGGELYARHVADTKVAQAVACEVQDQATASFGVAPLLLWQLATQHFTNISVATAGNQIRDAKGMKIDISIKNVKLDRTSTSKGTVGSLDATITWTSDGIKQSVQNAIPILGEFVTNSVTTHPADGTIELKGMLDNITTKPVVSGTGIQLQIQSFNALGLTLPRESIQSTLDAYTAKLTANYPLGIHADSVQVTPTGVTSHFSTQNATIPAGDNNDSCFANI